A window of Pseudoalteromonas sp. MEBiC 03607 genomic DNA:
GGAATTGAGACCATAGTCGTAACAGTCGGTTTACGTTTACGTAAACTGTAAAACACCATTTGTTAATAAATAGTAAAAAACAATAATTAACAACAACTTAACCTATGAAGATAAATTTGCGAAATAGCGAAAATAGTAAAAACGAATGATCTGCGACATTAGTCTAATAACCGTGCATAAAACAGAACTATCCATTTATTATCAACAACTTACTTTTTATTAATTTTTATTGCAAAAAATCTAGCCATCGAAATCGCGCATAATTCTGGTAAGGTAGTGTTATTACAATAATTACTGAATTTAAACATGACAGCTGCGCTTTTATTTGTTGCACTCGCCTACATTGGCGTGTTGTTTTGGTTGGCAAATTGGGGGGACAAAACCACTCCTCTTGCAAAAAGAATTAGTCACCATCCATTTGTTTATTCTTTTTCACTAGGCATTTACTGTACGTCTTGGACTTACTACGGTTCAGTCGGAACAGCCGCTACTAACAGTTGGAATTACTTACCGATTTTAATTGGTCCTGCGTTGCTATTTTTCTTTGGCCAAGGTTTTTTGCGCAAATTAGTTTTGGTAAGTAAAAAGCAAAATATCACCACGATTGCCGACTTTATTTCAGCGCGCTACGGTAAACGACAAACTACCGCCATTATGGTGACAATTATCGCTTTATTAGCGACGATTCCTTACATTGCTCTGCAATTAAAAGCTCTCAGTGGTAGTTTCTTATTACTACAAAACGATAGCCGTATTTCAGGCTCTATGTTGGCGTTATCTGCAACCTTAATCATGGCAATGTTTGCGATATTCTTTGGCACCCGCAAAGTGGATGTTACCGAATATCGCTCAGGGCTGATGCTCGCTGTTGCTTTTGAATCTATGGTGAAGTTACTAGCTTTAGTCGCTGTGGCAGGACTTGCACTATACACTTTGTTTAACCTCAGTGAGGTACAAGCAGAGCAATTAACAGGTTCAGTTTGGCAGCATTGGCATAATTTTGACTTTTTTAGCTTCAACTTTATCGGCCAATCAATGATGGCGGCAGCAGCGATTATCTGTTTACCAAGGCAGTTCCATGTCACCGTGGTTGATAACCAAGATAAACGCCATCTTTTTACTGCACGTTGGGCGTTCCCGTTGTATTTACTGCTAACTGCGGCAATGATTTTCCCTATTGCAACTGCCGCTATTCACCCTGGTATTGGCAGTGGATTTTCGCCCGACAGCTTTGTATTAGCCCTGCCACTGATCCATGAAAATGCCTTCTTAACGACTTTTGTATTTATTGGTGGTCTTTCAGCAGCCACGGCAATGATTGTAGTGGCTACACTCACCCTCAGCACCATGATCTCAAACGATGTGGTACTACCGTTAATGCTACGCCGTAAATTTAAACGTAACCTCATTACCAGCAGCTATAAATCACAAATTTTATTAGTGAGGCGCTTCACCATTGCCGGTATTTTGATTTTGTCGTATTTCTACCAGCAATGGTTTGGTCATGGTAAAGCACTGGCAAGTATGGGGTTAGTGGCCTTTTCTTTGGTGTCGCAATTACTCCCAGCCATTGTTGGCGGCTTATACTGGCGAAAAGGCCACGCTTATGGCGTTTATGCCGGATTATTAGCAGGCTTCATTTGTTGGGTATTATTCTTAATGTTACCTATTTTAGATGCGGGTAATAGCTTAAATACGGAGCTGCAACAAACACTTATTACGCGTGGCACCCTAATCGCCTTGTTTGCCAATATTGGCTGTTATATTAGTTTTTCGCTCGGTGCAGATGAGCGTTTAATTGATAAGATTCAGGCTGCAGCCTTTGTTAACCCTAAAGAGCAAGCTGTATTTGCCAGACGCTTAAATAAAAACGTTAAAGCCACCGTTTACGACTTTAAAGTGCTGCTACAAACCTTTTTAGGCGTTCAACGCTCGCAACAAGTACTGGCTCACTTTGCTTTGTCACATAACTTAGATGACAACAACGCACATCCAGACCCTGAGTTTATCGCTTATTGTGAGCGAGCCTTAACCGGTGTGCTTGGCGCATCTTCAGCACAAGCGCTGATCCACACGGTTGCCTCTGGTAAACGCATGGCATTTGAAGAAGTGGTTAACTTTTTTGATGAAACCACACAAGCACTGCAATTTAATCAAAATTTACTTTTCACATCCCTTGAGAACCTCAGTCATGGTATTTCGGTTGTTGATAAAGAGCTAAATTTGGTTGCTTGGAATAAACGCTATGCCGAAATGTTTAACTACCCTGATGAATTTCTAGAGGTTGGCCAACCAATTGAAGAAGTGATCCGCTATAACGCAGAGCGAGGTGAATGTGGTCCGGGTGAGGTTGAACGTCATGTAGAAAAGCGTGTACAGCATCTTAAAAACGGCACACCTCATCACTTTATTCGCCACCGCCGAAATGGCCAAGTATTTGAAATGATAGGTAACCCATTACCTGATGGCGGCTTTGTGACAAGCTTCTCTGATATTACTGTGCATATCGAAACGCAAAACGCCCTCGAAGAAGTAAACATGGATCTTGAAAACCGCATCGAAGCGCGTACCCAAGAAATACGCACCATAAATAGAGATTTACAAGCGCAAATCGATAGCCGAGTACAAACTGAGCAAGCACTTACTTTAGCCAAAAAAGAGGCAGAACAAGCTAATGACAGTAAAACGCGATTTTTAGCCTTGGCTAGCCACGATATTTTACAACCGCTGAATGCGGCGCGCCTATACCTTGCAGCTATTGATGATAAAACCCTTTCGAGCAACAACTTAAATAACTTTGAAAAGCTGGGTGCAAGCTTAGATTCAACGGTGCATTTGATGTCGGCGCTGTTAGAAATTGCCAAGCTCGAGCAAGGGGCAATGACCCCAACGCCACGTCATTTTAGTATTGATGACATACTTGCACCGCTAAAAAATGAATACGCCATTATGTCGAGTGAAAAAGGCTTAAAGCTTACAGTGCGTTCAAAAGGGACAATCGTACACAGCGATATCACCTATTTGCGACGAATTATTCAAAACTTGGTGTCAAATGCGGTTAAGTATACCGAAAGCGGCCGAGTTTTAATTGCGTGTCGCAAACGCAAACACCATTTACGTATTGAAGTTTGGGACACAGGCCCGGGAATAAGTGAAGTGGAGCAAGCAAAAATATTTAATGACTTCTACCGTATTGAAGCGGGCGATAACAAAGGAGTTGGACTTGGTTTAGGGGTAGTAAAACGGATGGTCGACTTGCTTTCGCTACGCATGGATGTCACTTCAACGCCCGGCAAAGGTAGCCGCTTTAGTATTGAAGTGCCATATGGTGAAAGCCAGTTTATTCAGCAAAAAGACACACCTAAAAAAGGCGTTGAAAATCGCAGTGCAATGAACATTATTGCGGTTGATGATGATCCGGAGAATTTAAATGCTATGGCAAGTCTGTTGCAAAAATGGCAAGCCAATTATCAGCTCTTTGATCAAGTTGAAACTGTCATGGCCTATGCTAAAGACCACGGCGCACCTGATGTGATCTTAATGGATTATCAGCTTGGCCATGATTGCGATGGTATTACGCTAATTAAAACGTTAAGGGAAATTTGGCAAAGCCCAGTACCGGCAATTTTAATCACAGCAGTACGTGATGAAGCGCTAAAACAACAAACCAAAGCTGAGCAAATTCATTACCTTAGCAAACCCGTTAAGCCAGCTAAACTCAAAGCCCTGCTTAACCATAGCACTTAACACCATGTATTCCCTTTATTTAAGGCAAAGCAGTAGGCTTTGCCTTAAATTTTTGGAACAACCAACTAAGTGCAACTAACGACAAGCCTAAGCCGATAAACGAAATAGCACGCAATAATCCGGTTAAGTTTGCCATATCTATCAGAAACACTTTTAATACCACCAGCGCTAATAAACCAAGACCTAGCTTTTGTAAAACCGTAATAGTTTTTAACTGCCCCGCCACGACCACCAAAGCACCAATAATAAGCCAAACTAAAGAGTAGCTATACAGCTCTGCATCTGAGGTCGGTAAAGCAAGATTTATATACTCTCCTTGCCAGTTGTGGCGAATTTCCGCATTGATATATAAAACACTCATCACACCTGCAAGTGCACTAAAAAACTTATGCAAAAAGCGCTGAGATTTTGTCAGCTGGCTTGCCCAAATTGCAATGATGGCTGGAACTAACCAAAGTAATAGTAGCCAATTAATAATCGGCCAACTGCCAATATTTATCGGCTCAAAAAACGGATTTACAGCGGTAAAGCTTTTCAGAACTAACAATCCGCTTAATGCTAATAACGCAAAACCTGCCACTTGATAGAGCTTAGCTAATTGCGCAGTAAAACGTGAACGCAGTAAATAAACACAACCCAATATACCCCAGTTACAGGTTAATAAAATATGCTCATACACAGACAAGTTCTCAAAGTCAGGATAGTGCCCCACTAACTGATAGCTCGTCTCTGTGGTAATGAATAAAGCGATACAATGAAGCGTAGCACCTTCTAGCCACACCCGAACAGATTGCTGCTGCCAGTGTCTTGCTGCCAAGTAAAATAAGCAAGCAGACACAGGGTAAACAACTAAACTCCAGTGCACACCAAGTAATAGCGCATCACTGTAATCAGCTGACCAAGGTGCAAAGCTTAACCTAACTAGTAAAGCGCCAACTAAACCTTTTAGCGGCCAAGTAGGTATGCTGAGTGACTGTTTATTGACATAAAAACTGATCAACAACACCTGCGCAGCAAGCGCTAAGGTTAAGCTACTCCCTTCAAGAAGCATGGTTAACGCCAAACTAATATTGGCATTACCGCCAAGCCAGTAACTAAATACCTGCATTGGATTCGTGCTATTAATTGATAACTTAAATAACCAAGCAGACAGTGCCAGTAATACAAAGCACCAAACCGGGTATGCCGTCATTAAGGCATGATCAGGAGTGATGACATATAAGCAACTAATAATCACAAAGCTTGAAAGTGAAGCGAGTAAGGTAAAGCCAAAGCGTTTAGGGTATTTACGACCAAACAAAAAACCATAACCAGCAAACAAAGCAATAAAAAACAGCCCTGCTCCGTAATTTTGTCTAAAAACAAAAAGCTGCTCAGAGTAATCAACAGCATTGTATTGCCCTGTTAGCAAACACACCACACTCACTACAGCAATTATCAGCCAGTGATCCCATGCACTGTTTTTTAATACCAAAAACAACAGTAAAGCCACTAACGACAACATACTAAGCTGCCAAGTAAGCAGATCATTATGACTAATGAGTAAAAGATAAAGTGGCATGACAACTGCTAATAACAGAGGGTTGTCGGGCAGTTGTTTCAGAAGTGTTTTAAAGCGGTGTGGGCGGTATTCAACTTGTTTAATACTTAGCCCTAAACGTGGAATTGCAATTAACAATACAATGCTAAACAGCGCATAAAGGTTAATAAACCAGTGTAGGTTTTTAGTTGCACTCATTGCAACTAAGCAATACCAGCCTAAATGCCCCGCCCATAACAAATACCACAGCCAATGCCGTTTTACGTAATGTGCGACTAGCGAAGCTGATACACTGACAAAAGCAACATAAGTAAGGAGTGCAATAAAGTCATTACTCCCAGTATCTACCCATAAAGGCACACTGTAAGCGCCAATAATACCAATTACAGCCAGCACGGGGCCAAAACGTAATGCCATCCAACTTGCAGCCAAAGAAACCAAGGTTAAAATGCTAAATGCTGGTAAGGCTTGTAGTAAGCCGTAATGACTGTAGGCCAGCAAGGTCAATGCAAACAAACTAATAAAGCCGCCACTTGCCAGCGCCGCGGGAATATAGTTGCTAAATCCTTCAAAGGTAATACCTTTACGATGTAAAACCTCAGCTGTAACAATTAAACTCAGGCCAAAAATAGCGCCAAGTATGAGTCGCATGGTTTCGGATAATAAACCGGCTTCAAGTGAATAGCGGGCCAAAAAGATACCACCAAAGGCAAGTGCAACCGCTCCTACCCAAGTTAGCCAATTGGCTTTGATTTGTGTAACTAGTTGGCTAACTAGCGGATTAAAAGTTGCAGGCTTGGGTTTCGTTTGCTGTGGCTTTTTAGCCATTGCCTCAGTTGGCTTATTGATGGCTTCAGGCTTTGGTTCTCGTTTTGCAGCGTCGGTCAGATCTTCGTTTAAATTATCAAACGAATTTACAATAGTTGCTTGTGAATTATGGATATAGGTCGCGTTAAGTTCTACTCGAAGAGCAGCTACTTCACGCTTCAAACTAGAGAGTTGAAAAAAGGCAATAATGCCAGCAATTGAGCCACCTACAACAACTAGTGCTAGTAATACTAGTAACGCAATACCGTCGTCCATACTCACTCCATGTGTACGCTTTAAACAAAAAAGCAAAAACCTTAATTGTTTATATAATAAACACTTAGCAAGAGTAAAGAAACAACGATATTGCGTTCAAGCCAATTAAGACTGCTCAGTCACCGTTCGCTCTAAGGTCATTTTGTAACCTGAATCAGTGGTTTCATCATGTTCAATCACCAAGATATAGTTACCTTCTTCGGTAAAATCCATGTCGCTTTGTTGCAATAGCACAATCTGCTGGCCGTTGTCTTCAAACACCACATAGGTTGTATAAACTTCGTTATCAACCACCTGCTTTTTTTGGTCGTATTGATCTAAACCTTCAACGACATTACTAGTATCATCAACGGTTTCACCATTGAGAGTGAAATACACATCGACTTCGTCAATCTGTTGCCCTGCATAGTTATCAATTAAATTAACCACAGTAACTGTGTGGCTATAGCTGCTAGGTGTTAGGTTTTCTTCAATGGTCATCATACGAGGGCCGTAGTCTTTGTCATTGTAGAATAGGCCAACCGCACTTTGCTCACGCTCTAATGTCATTAAGAAGTTATCAACAATCTTGTCGCCAGCCTCATCTAACATGGCTACGCTGTAACTATTTGGTGACATACTCATGTATTCAGAGTAACTATCGTTGCTTACAACTTCGGTATTGGTAGACGTTGTTCCTCTGGTTACTTTAAATTGGGTTTGTGTGTAATCATCAATAGTATTAATAAATCGCAACTGGCCTTGTGCGTCTTGGTGGTTTAGTTGAGTCACCGAGCTACTTGCCGTCACTACATCAAGGGTAATGCCGTCTTCTTCTGTTGCATAACTTGGGCGGATCATCGCCATGTAAGTTGCTTCATCATTAAAATACAATTTTGGTGATTCAAAAATCACATCAGTGCTACCACTAGCAGTGACATAAATAGTGTAATAACCTTCCTCAAGCGTAGATAGTTCTGGCTCTACAAGGTACTGCGAAGTCATCAGTAACTCAGCGGTATCAAATAACCCGTCATCAGTGGCAATGTAAACGTCGTAAATATTGTCTTCGCCGACGATATTAAAAAAGCCAACATTAAACTCATCTTCATCGCTTGAAGATGGCACACTTAGCTCAGTGAATGTTGGCTCAGCAAAATCACCATTCATTACTAGCAACTGGGTTTGATCGTCTTTAATTTTAATGGTTTCTTCATCAATAGTGATATAGCTATCGTTGACATCAACATACTGAAAACTCAGCTCATACTCACCCGAGCTGTAATTATGGCGGGTTGATACATCACCAAAATCTGCGCCCGAACGTTCAGTGTCATCAACAAATAAACGTGTATAGGGGCTATTATAAGAGCCATTGTACAGTTGCACATAGCCGCTGTTGCTATTGCTGCTGTCGTCACTAGAACAGGCAGCCAGCACCGAAAGCAAACTTGTGGCAACAATTGTTTTAAGCAGAGTACTTTTCATGAAGTTTATTCCTTATTGTTTGTAATAATCTACTTTGACTCAACCAAAGCAATAAAATTCTATGTTTTACAAACGATTACCTTCACTTACAGTTACTTACGTTAAGGTTAAAAAGTGTAGAAAAAGGTATAGAAAGGCACTCAATTAATCATAATTATGGACAGAAAATCACATTTATAGTGAAAGCAGCTTACTTTTACACGAAAAGTAAATAATGATTACATTTTGTAAGGTTAGACAATGAAGTCAGATAAATTATTAGATAGTTCAATTTGCGCTATGCAGCGCTAAAAAATTAGCAAATAATGAGGCTCACACAAACGGGATTAGAATGAGGACTATGAACACGATTTTAACCACACAATGCGATGATGATGTTGGTCTAATTGCCAAGATCACCGGTCTTTGTCATCAGCATAATTTAAACATTACACGTAATAACGAATTTGTAGATAAAGACGCTAAACGCTTTTTTATGCGTACAGAGTTAAGCGGCGTTATTTCAGATGATTTTTTACCAAGCCTTGCTGAGCTACTTCCTGATGGCGCAGAGCTTGCCCTGCACAGCAGTGAAAAAACCAAAGTGGTATTACTGGCCACCAAAGAAGCACATTGTTTAGGTGGTGTATTACTAAAGCAATTCGAAAAAGCATTAAACATCGAAGTACTGGCTGTGATAGCCAACTATGCAGACTTAGCTCCTCTGGCTGCAGGCTTTGGCGTGCCGTTTCATGTAGTATCGCACGAAGGTTTAAGCCGTGCTGAGCATGATCAACAAGTGGGTGATTTAATTGCCAGCTATCAGCCTGACATTATCGGCCTTGCTAAATATATGCGTATTTTAAGCCCTGAATTTGTGGCGCGCTTTGAAGGTAAGATTATTAATATTCACCATTCGTTTTTGCCTGCCTTTATTGGTGCGAAGCCTTACCATCAGGCATTTGAGCGCGGTGTAAAAATAATTGGTGCGACCGCTCACTTTGTTAATAACGAGCTTGATGAAGGGCCGATTATTTTACAAGATGTGACACATGTTAGCCATGCGGATACCGCTGAGATGATGGCAAAAATGGGGAAAGATGTTGAGAAAACGGTGTTTTGCAAAGCGCTGCAACTCGCGTCTGAACATAAACTGTTTATCAATGGAAATCGAACCGTGGTGTTCGCTTAAGCAATAAAATGAAGAGGCTGTATGGCCTCTTTATTGTTGTTATTATCTTTTGTTATGCCGACTCAATAGGCTCTAGTTGTAATTTAGAGGCAATTAATACCGCTTGAGTACGGTTATACACACCTAGCTTTCTAAAAATTGCTGTAATGTGTGCTTTCACTGTCGCTTCAGAAATGTGTAACTCGTAAGCAATCTGTTTGTTTAACAAGCCTTCGTGTAAGTATTGTAAAACTTTATATTGCTGTGGCGTAAGCGATGCAACTTGAGCGGCAATTTCTTTATCTTCGCCATCAACATCAGAGACTTTATCTTTTAATTCTGATGGTAGCCACACATCCCCCTCAAGAATGTGGTTGATTGCCATGGCAATATCATCTGACGATGATGATTTTGGAATGAATCCCATTGCACCATAGGCCATTACTTTAGAGACAACGTTAATATCTTCGCTGCCAGAAACAACAGCAATTGGTAAGCTAGGATAATCTTCGCGAATGCGAATAAGGCCGTATAAATCGCCATTGCCTGGCATGTGAAGGTCTAGTAGTAAGATATCAAGATCTTCTTGTTCGTTTAACACCTGTAAAGTGGTCTCAAAGTTTTCCGATTCAAACACTTCTAAATCAGCGAACTTAGCACTTAATGCCCCTTTCAGCGCTTCACGAAATAACGGATGATCGTCCGCTATTAAAAACTGACTCATGGTTCACTCCTAATAAATTCGGCTGACACCTATTTCTAAGTGACAGCCGATATACTACGTTTAGAATCAACTTCTAATCAAGTTTTTAACGTGATTTTAACGATTTAATCGGTTTTCGATTAGTTCATCTACCACACTTGGATCGGCAAGAGTTGATGTATCACCTAGCTGTTGATGCTCATTTGCCGCAATTTTACGTAAAATTCGACGCATGATCTTACCAGAACGTGTTTTCGGTAGACCCGGAGACCATTGGATCATATCTGGTGAAGCAATTGGGCTTAGTTCTTTACGAACCCAGTTACGCACTTCTTTTGTTAGTTCATCGCTCACTACAACACCCTCATTTGGTGTGATGTAAACATAAATGCCCTGACCCTTAATGTCATGCGGATAACCAACTACAGCAGCTTCTGCTACAGCTTCGTGAGCAACCAATGCACTTTCAATTTCTGCCGTACCTAGGCGGTGGCCTGATACATTAAGTACATCGTCCACACGGCCAGTGATCCAGTAGTAACCATCTTCATCACGGCGACAACCATCACCGGTGAAATACACACCAGGGTAAGCTGAGAAATAGGTTTGTTCAAAGCGTTCATGGTCACCATAAACTGTACGAGCTTGTGACGGCCAGCTATCTAAAATAACAAGGTTGCCATCAACCGCACCTTCTAATGTATTACCTTCAGCATCAAAAAGTGCCGGTGCAATACCAAAGAAAGGACGAGTTGCTGAACCTGGTTTCATATCTGTCGCACCTGGTAACGGTGTGATCATGATGCCACCAGTTTCTGTTTGCCACCACGTATCTACAATTGGGCAGTTTTCGTTACCAATGTGCTCGTAATACCAAGCCCACGCTTCAGGGTTAATCGGCTCACCCACTGAACCCATGATACGTAAACTATTACGTGTTGAGGTAGCTGTTGGCTCATCACCTTTCGCCATTAAAGCACGGATAGCTGTTGGTGCAGTGTAAAGGATAGTCACGTTGTGCTTATCAATCACTTCACCCATACGACCCGCCGTTGGATACGTTGGTACACCTTCAAAAACCACTTGCGTACAACCGTTTACTAATGGCCCATAGGCAATGTAGCTGTGCCCTGTGATCCAGCCCACATCAGCGCTACACCAGAAGATATCGTCTTCTTTTAGGTCAAACACGTATTCATGTGTCATTGATGCATAAACGAGGTAACCACCGGTAGTATGAACCACCCCTTTTGGTTGGCCTGTTGAGCCAGAGGTATAAAGAATGAAAAGCGGATCTTCTGCATTCATTGGCTCTGGTTCACACTCAGCAGGTAGGTCAGCGACAAGTTCATGCCACCAAACATCGTGGCTATTCCACTCAACTTCGCCACCGGTTAACTGATGCACAATAACGTGTTCAACCGTAGTTACTGAGTCTTGTGATACCGCTTCATCAACATTTGCTTTAAGTGGTACACAGTTGCCAGCACGGCGACCTTCGTCTGAAGTAATTACCACTTTAGCGCCTGAGTCATTAATTCGGTCAGCAATCGCTGATGGAGAGAAACCACCAAATACCACAGAATGAATCGCACCAATACGCGCACATGCTTGCATAGCGTAAATAGCTTGCGGTGTCATAGGCATGTAAATAGCAACGCGATCACCTTTTGATACGCCTAACTTTTTAAGGCCATTTGCCAATTTTGCTACTTCGTCGTGAAGTTGTTGGTAGCTGATATTTTCGCTGTGTTCAGGGTTGTCACCTTCCCAAATAAGGGCTGTTTTATCTGCTTTAGTAGCAAGGTGGCGGTCAATACAGTTATATGAAGCGTTAAGTTGGCCGTCTTCATACCAGCGGATGCTGATGTGGCCTTTGTCGAATGAGGTGTTCTTTACTTTATTATAAGGAGTTGACCAATCAAGGCGTTTACCGTGCTCTCGCCAAAATCCTTCAGGGTCATCGATAGATTGCTTATACATTGTATTATATTTATCGTTATCAACTAATGCTGCATTCTTGATATGCGCTGGTACTGGATAGATACTTTCTGACATTGTTGTCGTCTCCATTTTAATTACTTGCCTTCGGCCTGCCTCAAGGATCACTCAGCAAAGCCCCTGAAAGTATTAGACCTTAGTTGTATATCTTGTCATTTCACAAAAAACTTCGAAATCGCCTTCTATAATCTAGTCCAATGTTCGCAGGTAAGCGATTTTGAGTCGCTTACCACCTTAGTCTAATAGACCAATAGATAATTGAGAGAAGTCATTTCTTAAACAACAGTGATACAACAACATTAATGCAATCAACAAGTAGCTTCGACAGGAATACACATTATGACAACAACAAAAGTAACCGCATTAAAAACACTGACAGCTTCGGCTGTTTTATGTGCACTTGCAGGTACCGCTAACGCTGCAACCATTGGTAACACCGACGTTTCTTATGGTGGCTATGTAAAACTAGATGCGATGTGGAGTGATTACTCTGCAGGTGTACCAGCCGGTGGCAGCATTGGCCGTGACTTCTATGTCCCAAGTACGACCCCCGTGGGCGCAGACAGCGACAGTGATGCTGTCTTTGATATGCATGCTCGCCAGTCTCGATTTAGCCTAGGCACAGCAACTAAATTAGATGATGGGAAAACAATTAAAACCAAAATAGAAATCGATTTCCTTGCTTCTGCACCAGGTGGAAATGAGCGTGTTACAAACTCTTATGCACCGCGTATACGCCAAGCATTTGTAACTTATGATGGATGGTTATTTGGTCAAGCTTGGTCAAACTTCCAAAACGTTGGTGCCCTTCCTGAAACCTTAGACTTTGTTGGCCCAGCAGAAGGTACTGTGTTTGCTCGCCAAGCACAAATTCGCTATACAACAGGTAACTGGTCATTCTCTGTTGAAAACCCAGAAAGCACAGTCACTGTAGGTGGTGCTCGTGTGGCGACTGATGATGCTTCAATGCCTGACTTTACAGCACGTTATGCCCATAAGGCTGATTGGGGTGAGCTTGTTGTAACAGGTCTGGCACGCCAGCTTACTTATAAACAAAATGGCATTGATGCGGATACATCATCGTTTGGTATCAGCGCATCAGGTAAAGTAAATTTTGGTGAAAATAATCTTAAATTTATGCTTACACAAGGTTCTGGTTTAGGCCGCTATGTTGGTTTAAATGTTGCTCATGGTGCGGTACTTGATGGCGATGATCTAGATGCGATTGATTCAACATCTGGCTTTATTGCTTATCAACAAAACTGGAGCAGCCAATGGCGCTCAACCTTCCTGTATTCATTCTTCTCTGCTGATAACAATACCGACTTATTAGCTATGTCTATTGACCCAACAAAGACAAGCCAAAGCTTTAGCGCTAACCTATTGTATTCACCAGTTAAAAAATTGACTTTTGGGGTTGAATTCAAACATGCAGAGCGTGAGCTTGAAAGTGGCACTGATGGCGATATGGATCGTCTGCAATTTTCTGCAAAATACGTGTTTTAAAATTAAAAGTTTTACTTCCTGAAGCGGCTTCGGCCGCTTTTTTTTATCAAGCGTTTGGATTCTCCTGCGTTGCATTTTTAAAAACATTTCAAGTCCTACAAAAACTTAATTGCAAATCGTTCTCATTTAGTTTAG
This region includes:
- the acs gene encoding acetate--CoA ligase → MSESIYPVPAHIKNAALVDNDKYNTMYKQSIDDPEGFWREHGKRLDWSTPYNKVKNTSFDKGHISIRWYEDGQLNASYNCIDRHLATKADKTALIWEGDNPEHSENISYQQLHDEVAKLANGLKKLGVSKGDRVAIYMPMTPQAIYAMQACARIGAIHSVVFGGFSPSAIADRINDSGAKVVITSDEGRRAGNCVPLKANVDEAVSQDSVTTVEHVIVHQLTGGEVEWNSHDVWWHELVADLPAECEPEPMNAEDPLFILYTSGSTGQPKGVVHTTGGYLVYASMTHEYVFDLKEDDIFWCSADVGWITGHSYIAYGPLVNGCTQVVFEGVPTYPTAGRMGEVIDKHNVTILYTAPTAIRALMAKGDEPTATSTRNSLRIMGSVGEPINPEAWAWYYEHIGNENCPIVDTWWQTETGGIMITPLPGATDMKPGSATRPFFGIAPALFDAEGNTLEGAVDGNLVILDSWPSQARTVYGDHERFEQTYFSAYPGVYFTGDGCRRDEDGYYWITGRVDDVLNVSGHRLGTAEIESALVAHEAVAEAAVVGYPHDIKGQGIYVYITPNEGVVVSDELTKEVRNWVRKELSPIASPDMIQWSPGLPKTRSGKIMRRILRKIAANEHQQLGDTSTLADPSVVDELIENRLNR
- a CDS encoding DcaP family trimeric outer membrane transporter, whose translation is MTTTKVTALKTLTASAVLCALAGTANAATIGNTDVSYGGYVKLDAMWSDYSAGVPAGGSIGRDFYVPSTTPVGADSDSDAVFDMHARQSRFSLGTATKLDDGKTIKTKIEIDFLASAPGGNERVTNSYAPRIRQAFVTYDGWLFGQAWSNFQNVGALPETLDFVGPAEGTVFARQAQIRYTTGNWSFSVENPESTVTVGGARVATDDASMPDFTARYAHKADWGELVVTGLARQLTYKQNGIDADTSSFGISASGKVNFGENNLKFMLTQGSGLGRYVGLNVAHGAVLDGDDLDAIDSTSGFIAYQQNWSSQWRSTFLYSFFSADNNTDLLAMSIDPTKTSQSFSANLLYSPVKKLTFGVEFKHAERELESGTDGDMDRLQFSAKYVF